The following coding sequences are from one Arcobacter nitrofigilis DSM 7299 window:
- a CDS encoding NifB/NifX family molybdenum-iron cluster-binding protein: MSSIKITTNDSQEGSLKVAFATTDLENIDAHFGAAKQFAVYEISKTGTSLCEIKKVLEKDTDKAVALLEGIDIVYFTNVGAIAAAKLINSGIFTIKYKEIVSIEEEVKKLKEMLNSNPPPFIKKIIEKKAS, encoded by the coding sequence ATGAGTAGTATTAAAATCACAACAAATGACTCTCAAGAAGGTTCTCTAAAAGTTGCTTTTGCAACAACTGATTTAGAAAACATTGATGCGCACTTTGGTGCAGCAAAACAGTTTGCAGTTTATGAAATTAGTAAAACTGGCACAAGTTTATGTGAAATAAAAAAAGTACTTGAAAAAGATACAGATAAAGCTGTAGCATTATTAGAAGGTATTGATATTGTTTATTTTACAAATGTTGGAGCAATAGCAGCTGCAAAACTTATCAATAGTGGAATCTTTACAATCAAATACAAAGAGATAGTAAGTATTGAAGAAGAAGTTAAAAAACTAAAAGAGATGTTAAATTCAAATCCTCCACCATTTATCAAAAAAATCATAGAAAAGAAGGCTTCATAA
- a CDS encoding SagB family peptide dehydrogenase: MQEFHNQTDITKKNAFTQTQFINWQTQAKAYKTYPKFYRRYNLDDYEELRFIKNFGKVTYSKKYGNDEVKLRVNPSAGGLYPCEIYIQIRGIKKFLNGIYHYEPLEDSLTLIHELSNDGLESYMNIKQQKFIFLLSNVYFRTSWKYEKRAIRYLLLDTGHQLGSIYASLVLEDMEHLFNFKFKKKQLNKAFSFDKYEHFVASIYSSEYKDIETNKLRDNIPFVPPCDYYIKEPFIEEFYSHSYHKSFDNLKINFLKELSKENLQSAINNRRSVRAFKQEAITKEEFETVLKDVFIIARKYNIEIFFINNLIIGLKKGIYKEFQLQEEGNFNDISTTLAFNQKIGGTSSATIFFTSKIRTNYSLALILSGFLAHIISLRATNLQISSTGIGAYFDDITQDTLITSNNILYLMAVGK; this comes from the coding sequence ATGCAAGAGTTTCATAACCAAACAGACATAACAAAAAAGAATGCTTTCACTCAAACCCAATTTATAAATTGGCAGACCCAAGCAAAAGCATATAAAACTTATCCAAAATTTTATAGACGATATAATCTTGATGATTATGAAGAATTAAGATTTATAAAGAACTTTGGAAAAGTCACTTACTCAAAAAAGTATGGAAATGATGAGGTAAAGTTAAGAGTTAATCCAAGTGCTGGTGGACTTTACCCCTGTGAAATTTATATCCAAATAAGAGGGATAAAAAAATTCTTAAATGGAATTTATCACTATGAACCACTTGAAGATTCTTTAACTTTAATCCATGAATTAAGTAATGATGGCTTAGAAAGTTATATGAATATAAAACAACAAAAATTTATCTTCTTACTTAGTAATGTTTATTTCAGAACTTCATGGAAGTATGAGAAAAGAGCTATAAGGTATCTATTACTTGATACTGGTCACCAATTAGGTTCTATTTATGCTTCACTTGTATTAGAAGATATGGAACATCTTTTTAACTTTAAGTTTAAAAAGAAACAATTAAATAAAGCCTTCTCATTTGATAAGTATGAACATTTTGTAGCTTCTATTTATTCAAGTGAGTATAAAGACATAGAAACAAACAAACTAAGAGATAATATACCTTTTGTGCCCCCTTGTGATTATTATATAAAAGAACCATTTATTGAAGAGTTTTATTCACACTCTTATCATAAAAGTTTTGATAACTTAAAAATAAATTTTTTAAAAGAGTTATCAAAAGAGAATCTACAAAGTGCTATAAATAATAGAAGATCAGTGAGAGCCTTTAAACAAGAAGCTATCACTAAAGAAGAATTTGAGACTGTATTAAAAGATGTTTTCATAATTGCAAGAAAATATAATATAGAAATCTTTTTTATAAACAATCTAATAATTGGACTGAAAAAAGGGATTTATAAAGAATTTCAATTACAAGAAGAGGGTAATTTTAATGATATTTCAACAACTTTAGCCTTTAATCAAAAAATAGGGGGAACTTCAAGTGCTACTATTTTTTTCACTTCAAAAATAAGAACAAACTACTCTTTAGCTCTTATACTTAGTGGTTTTTTAGCACATATCATATCTTTAAGAGCAACAAATCTGCAAATAAGCTCAACTGGGATTGGTGCATATTTTGATGATATTACACAAGATACTTTAATCACTTCAAACAATATTTTATATCTAATGGCGGTGGGAAAATGA